The Clostridia bacterium genome contains the following window.
CCTTCATGTAATCCCCTTTGCTGAAGGAGGATAAGTCGAAATCCTTCTCTGGGTTTTCTGCACTCCAGAGCCTTAATGTGTTAACAGTTTCATTTTTATAACCCATTATCGGTGTGTCATAAGGAACTGCCAGCACTGTGTCATAGTTCTCATGCTTGAATTTTAGCTTGTCGTTCTCATACTCGGTGGCCACATTTCCCCCAAACCTGACTTCAACAGCCTTGTCAGCCTTCCTCATCTCCCAAACATTTCCCTCTCTGAGCCAATTCTCAGGGAGCTCCACCTGATAGCCGTCAACGATTTTCTGATGGAACAGTCCATACTTGTATCTGATTCCACAGCCATGCCCAGGTATTCCAAGGGAAGCCATGGAATCAAGAAAGCAAGCAGCCAGCCTTCCAAGTCCTCCATTTCCAAGCCCAGCATCAGGCTCGGCAGACTTTATCTCCTTCAGGGTGGTTCCGAGTTCTTGAAGCACTTCCTCGCAGACCTTCTCCATATCGGTATTTACCAGGTTGTTGCCCAGGAGTCTTCCCAGCAGGAATTCAATAGAGAAATAATATACCTGCTTTATATTCTTTTTATGATATTCTTCATTTGTCTTAATCCAATCCCCTGATACATAATCCCTGATTAGGCTTCCAAGAGCTGTATACCGGTCATTGTTTGTTGCTTCCTCAAAGCTTTTCGCATGCATGGTTGATATTTTTTTCAAGTAATCATGTTTAAATCTATCTTTACTTATAATCATAATTGCCTCCTAGTTTTGTGTATACAAAACATTCATCGATTTTGTCCATTCGTTCAGCTTTGCTGCACGCTGACAGGCTTTGCCTGGAAGGGACATTAAATAACGATTTATAGCGAATAATGTTACTTTATTATATAATATTTTCAAAATTTAAACTATGGATAAAAAAATGTATTATTCCTTGTAATACCATGATACGAAAAAAGCGCAGAATGTGCGCTCTTTTTTCTATGTAATGCTTTGATAAAGCTTCTTATATGCCATTGCAGTTCTCTTCCAGCTGTAATCCTCTTTCATGGCGTTCTTTGCTATCTGCAGCCAGCTATCGCCCTTATAGTACTCCAAAGCCTTCTTAATTGCGCCAAGCAGGTGCTGCGGCGTATACTGGCTGAAGCTGAAGCCGTTTCCTTCGCCTGTGCTGTCATTGTATGCCTTGACTGTATCTTTAAGTCCGCCGGTTTCCCGCACTATGGGAATGCAGCCATAACGAAGAGCAATAAGCTGCCCCACTCCACAGGGTTCAAAAAGGGATGGCTTCAAATAGAAGTCTGAAGCAGCGAAAATCTTGCGGGCAAGCACATCGTCATATGTAATGCTGGCTGAAAACTTATCTGGATAGTTGTTCTCATAATTCCTGAACAATGTCTCATAATTGTTATCTCCCTGACCTAACACCACCAGCTGAACATCCATTGCAAGTATGCCATCGAGCACATTAGCTATAAGATCAAGTCCTTTTTGTCGTGTTAAGGTGCTAACCAATGCAAGCATCGGTATATCCTTGTTGACAGGCAGCTTTAACTGCTCCTGAAGTTTTGTCTTGTTCAACGCTTTGTTTTTAATATTTTTAGAATCATACTTCACAAAGATTCCCTTATCGGTTTTGGGGTCAAAACTGCTGTAGTCAATTCCATTTACAATTCCGAAAAGTCCTTCCCTCTTCATTCTCAGCAAGTCATCCAACTGCTCACCGAAGAAAGGTGTCTGGATTTCCTCCCTGTATGTATCGCTTACTGTCGTAATGACATCGGAATAATTGATTCCACCTTTCGTAAAGCTTATCCCTCCGAAAAACTCCACCGCATCTACGTTAAAGTAATCATCACCCAGATCCAATAGCTCTCCAAGAACTTCCTTTGGGAAAATACCCTGGTATTGCAGGTTGTGTATTGTAAACACGGTTTTTATGCCATTATATGCAGCATCACTGTCATAATGTGCTTTCAACAGCAAATTAGCCATCCCGGTCTGCCAGTCATGGCAGTGCAATATATCCGGCTTAAAATCCAAATACCTGATGGCTTCCAGGGCAGCCCTGCAGAAGAATGCATACCGCTCCGCTTCATCATAGAACCCATACATCCCCTGACGTTTGAAGTAATACTCATTGTCTATGAAGTAGAAGGGCATTCCTTCGTATTTTATTTCTTCCACACCACAGTATTGGTTTCTCCAGCCTACAGGTACGTTGAATATACTTACGCAGGACATCTTCTCTCTGAAAAATGATGGTATATCCCCGTATTTGGGAATCATGACCCTGGCATCTATCCCTAATCTTCGAAGCTCTCTCGGCAATGAGAAAATCACATCCCCCAGACCTCCGGACTTTATAAAGGGAAATGCCTCTGAAGCTATAAAAAGCACCTTCATTTCAACTACTCCCCCCATAGATAAACTGAAACTATATTATAGCTTTCTTCTCTATAACAATTGGGTAGTTTTGATCCCCCTTAAGCTGTTTTTCCTTTGTTATCTTCACACTCTTATCAAGTATTACATTCCTTAACAATGAATCCTCTTCTATAATACAGTTCTGCATTACAATGCTGTTTCTGACCACTGCTCCCTTTTTTATCTTCACACTTCTGAATATAATGCTGTTCTCCACCTCGCCGTTTATTATGCATCCATTAGCTACCAATGAGTTTATCACCCTTGCATCTTCTGCATACTTTGTCGGCGGCTCATCCTTTACCTTTGTATATATAAGCCCATTTTTAAAGAACAGCTCCTTTGAAATATTCAGATCCAAGAGCTGCATATTCGCCCTGTAATAGCTCTGTATTGAATTGACGCAGGCAAGGTAGCCATCGAACTTATACCCGTATACCTTGAACTTGTCTAAGTTCTTATGTACTGCATCCTTAAAGTAGTCACAGTCACCCTTGGATATGCAGGTATGGACTATATCCAAAAACAGTGCTTTTTTCATAATGAATATATCCATAGAAATGTTGCCTTCACTCTTTTTACCCAGATTAATATCGACATCTGTAATCCTGCCGCTCTCATCCAAGGTAAGAGTGTTGCAATATTTGAAATCCTCGGTGCAATTGTCCACTTGCTTGTATACCATTGTGATGTCTGCTCCTGTTTCATTATGATGCTTTATTGCATTCTCATAATTCAAGTTGCATACCATGTTGCTTGAGGTCATAATGATATTGTTCTGCTTGCTTAGATGAATATAGTCAATATGGTTCTTGAAATTCTCCATATCTCCCCTGTAAATGCCCAGAGTATAATAGTTAAACATAGGTGTCATTATAAAAAGTCCGTCGTTTTTCCTGTCCAGATCCCAAGCCGCTCCCGTCCCCAGATGATCTAAAAGAGACCTGTATTTGTTCTGTGTGAATATGCTGATATTCTGAACGCCGACGTTCACCAGGTTTGAAAGAGTAAAATCTATCATCCTGTATCTTCCGGCTATCGGTACTGCAGCTATAGGTCTGTTATATGTCAATTCCTTTATATTGTCCTCTCTCTCGCTTAAGTTGATAATTCCCATATAGTCCAGCATGATTATCCCTCCCTCAGTGTATTTAGGTGCACCCGGTCACTCATTGTAAGCAGTGCCTTCGGACAGCTGCTCATATTCCCCTACGAGCGCAATGGATTTGGATTTGCTGTCGCCTATCCTGCAGTCGTCCTTAATGACAGATCCCAAACCTATTATGGCGCGTTCTATAGTAACATTGTCGCCGATTAAAACCTTCGGCATCACAACAGTGTCAATAACCTTTGTGTTTTTACCTACGTAAACTCCGGGGAACAAAACTGAGTTTCTTACTTCTCCATATATGACACAGCCTTCACCTACCATTGAGTTCTTTATAACAGCAGTTTCCCCTGCAAAATGAGGCGGTCTGATAGGATTTACCGAATAAATCTTCCACATTGGGTCGTAAAGATTAAGCTCGTTATCCTCCTTCAGCAGGTCCATATTAGCTTCCCAAAGGCTTTCTATAGTACCTACGTCCTTCCAGTAGCCTTCAAAGGGATATGCATAAAGCTTCATCCCATTGTTCAGCATCTGAGGTATGACATTTTTGCCAAAGTCATTGCTGGAGCTAAGATCTGCTTCATCTTCCATCAGATACTTTCGCAGAACCTCCCAGTTGAAAATATATACTCCCATTGAGGCTAAATTGCTCTTCGCTTTCTTAGGCTTTTCATCAAATTCATATATTCTGCTGTCAGGTTCAGTGTTCATAATCCCGAACCTGTCGGTTTCTTCCCATGGAACCTCTATAACTGCAAGAGTGGCATCTGCTGACTTCTGCTTATGAAAATCCAGCATTTTTGAATAATCCATTTTGTAAATGTGATCTCCCGACAGCACTACAACATAGTCAGGATTGTGCCCATCTATGAAATTGATATTTTGATATATCGCATTGGCTGTACCCTTATACCATTCCCCGCCCTTTTCATTCACATAGGGTGACAGAAGTGTAACCCCGCCTTTTTTCCTATCCAGATCCCAAGGGCTGCCAATTCCTATGTGCGCGTTCAAAACCAGTGGTTGATATTGTGTCAATACACCTACAGTATCTATTCCTGAATTTGAGCAATTGCTTAGTACAAAATCAATGATTCTATACTTACCCCCAAAGTATACAGCGGGCTTTGCAATCTTCTTCGTAAGCAAAGTCAGCCTGCTGCCTTGTCCGCCAGCCAGAATCATGGCAATCCATTCTTTTTTCCTCATGCATACCCCTCCTTAAATTATTCAGGTTATCCATATCTATTAATATCCATAATGATTTATTCTCGTATCATAGTAAATTATAGAAATTTGTTACGAGTTACGGGTTACGAGTTGCGAGTTTTAGCTATGGCTTCGAAGCCTTTGCTTAATCGCGTAACGCGAAACACGAAACGCGCAACCAGAATTAAACCCTTAAAAGCTCAGGCTCTAGAGCTTCAATACTTTCTACATAAGAATCCACTTCTTCTAAATTACCGACAGGTTTAAAATATACAACAGCCAGCGGTGGTACCTTTATCTCTATTAGGTATTGCTGATTCTGCCATTTCAGTTTTTTTGCACTCATGATTTCTTCATTTTTCTGTCCTGAGCCCCCGAACTCCTGCCAATCGCTATTGAATACCTCGGTATAATCACCCTTGTATGGCACTCCGATTTTGTAGTCTTCATAAAACCCAGGAGTAAAATTGCATACTGTTATAATAGTATCCTTAGGGTCCTTACCTTTGCGCATGAAAACTATTATGCTCTGATTGAAATTATTGGCATCAATCCATTCAAAGCCTTCAAACACATGGTCCAGCTCCCATAATGCCGGCTCTTTGCTATAAACTCCATTTAGATATTTTGCATAATGCTGCATTTTCCTGTGCATTTCGTAGTCCAACAGCAGCCAGTCCAGGCTGGAGTCAAAACGCCATTCTATGAACTGTCCCAGCTCTCCTCCCATAAAAAGCAGCTTCTTTCCAGGATGTGCTGCCATATAGCCTAGGAATAACCTGAGGTTTGCAAACTTCTGCCAGTAATCCCCGGGCATTTTATCCAGAAGCGACTTTTTTCCATGTACCACTTCATCATGGGATAGTGGCAGGATGTAGTTCTCGGTAAATGCGTACATAAGTGAAAATGTAAGCAGGCTGTGATGCCACTTTCTGTGTATAGGATCCATTGACATGTATTTGAGCATATCATTCATCCAACCCATATTCCACTTATAATTGAAGCCAAGCCCCCCAAGATAGGTGGGAGCTGTCACAAGAGGCCAGGTAGTGGATTCCTCAGCTATCATAAGCACATTGGGGAAGTATTCAAAAACAATCTTGTTAAGCTTTCTTATGAAATCTACCGCCTCAAGGTTTTCCCTGCCGCCATATTTATTGGGCGCCCATTCCCCGGGCTTTCTCTCATAGTCAAGATAAAGCATGCTTGCAACTGCATCTACTCTCAGTCCATCTATGTGATACATTTCGAACCAGAAAACCGCATTGGATATCAAAAAACTGTGTACCTCCGGCTTTCCAAGATCAAAATGGCAGGTGCCCCAGCCATAGTTCTCACCCTTTCTCGGATCACTGTACTCATAAAGGGCAGTACCATCAAAAAGTCTCAAACCATTATCGTCCTTGCAGAAATGTCCTGGAACCCAGTCCAGTATTACTCCTATCCCCTCCTGGTGACACTTATCTACAAAGTGCATCAGGTCTCGAGGTGAGCCGTATCTGCTGGTTACTGAATAATATCCGGTGGATTGGTAGCCCCAGGAGCCATCGAAGGGATGCTCAGTAAGAGGCATCAGCTCTATATGGGTGTAGCCCATGTTCTTAACATAGTCCACAAGCTCCTCTGCAAGCTCCCAGTATGAATAATACTCTCCATCAGGTTTTTGCTTCCAGGAGCCCGGATGCACTTCATAAATGTTAATAGGGCACTCGTATATGTTTGCGTTTTTGCGTTGTTCCATCCACTTTGCGTCATTCCAATTGAAGCCTTTGAGTAAAACCAACTTTGACGCTTTACCCGGTCGAAGCTCTGAATAAAAGGCATAGGGGTCTGATTTAACAATGACACTGCCATCCTTTGCATGTATCTCATATTTGTACATATCCCACTCTTTCAAGCCGGGAATAAACGCAGACCATATGCCGGAATCGTCGGTTCTTTCCATAGCAAAGCCGGCTCCCTTCCAGCTGTTAAAATCCCCTAATAAACTTACAGAACCGGCATTTGGAGCCCATACGCGGAATACTGCTCCATCAAGTCCGTTTGTATTTGTAAGATGTGCACCCAGGAAATCATAACTCCTATAATGATTTCCCTCCCGAAAGAGATAAGCATCATAGGAGCTAAGGGGTTGCTTTTTCATATGCATCCCCTCCTTGTATTATTTTTGAATATTTTGAATTTACCTTATAATTCTACAAACCCTATTTTTTTCCTTCTGACTAGTAAAATTTTCAAAAAACAAAAATATACCTCTAATGCTGGATTTCGTATTGATAATTAAACTTGACGTGTTTCAGCAGCGGGTATATAAAAGACACTCAACATTATATTATTGCTGAGGCAAGAATATTACTCTATAGCTCCAGATTAGTATTCATTTTATTGAGATATTTTATAAACTCTTGCTGCTCTGCCTCCTCCATGGGAAAAGGCCTTCCCGATCTTATGGTACCGGGTACTGCCTTAACGGACCTAAGCACTCCTTTATTGTCATACCTTACGGTTGCCATTATAGTTTTGTTGCATATTTCTGCATGTGAGGTTGTAAAGAAGAAATTACCCAGGCTGTAAAATATCGGCCTGTCATTGTACATTTCAATTCCCTGTACAACATGCGGATGATGTCCCACTATGACATCAGCTCCTGAATCAACCAGCTTATGTGCAAGCTCTGTCTCTTCCTTCCTCACAACGATTGATCCTTCCTTGCCCCAATGCAATG
Protein-coding sequences here:
- the glgB gene encoding 1,4-alpha-glucan branching protein GlgB, with amino-acid sequence MHMKKQPLSSYDAYLFREGNHYRSYDFLGAHLTNTNGLDGAVFRVWAPNAGSVSLLGDFNSWKGAGFAMERTDDSGIWSAFIPGLKEWDMYKYEIHAKDGSVIVKSDPYAFYSELRPGKASKLVLLKGFNWNDAKWMEQRKNANIYECPINIYEVHPGSWKQKPDGEYYSYWELAEELVDYVKNMGYTHIELMPLTEHPFDGSWGYQSTGYYSVTSRYGSPRDLMHFVDKCHQEGIGVILDWVPGHFCKDDNGLRLFDGTALYEYSDPRKGENYGWGTCHFDLGKPEVHSFLISNAVFWFEMYHIDGLRVDAVASMLYLDYERKPGEWAPNKYGGRENLEAVDFIRKLNKIVFEYFPNVLMIAEESTTWPLVTAPTYLGGLGFNYKWNMGWMNDMLKYMSMDPIHRKWHHSLLTFSLMYAFTENYILPLSHDEVVHGKKSLLDKMPGDYWQKFANLRLFLGYMAAHPGKKLLFMGGELGQFIEWRFDSSLDWLLLDYEMHRKMQHYAKYLNGVYSKEPALWELDHVFEGFEWIDANNFNQSIIVFMRKGKDPKDTIITVCNFTPGFYEDYKIGVPYKGDYTEVFNSDWQEFGGSGQKNEEIMSAKKLKWQNQQYLIEIKVPPLAVVYFKPVGNLEEVDSYVESIEALEPELLRV
- a CDS encoding glucose-1-phosphate adenylyltransferase, whose product is MRKKEWIAMILAGGQGSRLTLLTKKIAKPAVYFGGKYRIIDFVLSNCSNSGIDTVGVLTQYQPLVLNAHIGIGSPWDLDRKKGGVTLLSPYVNEKGGEWYKGTANAIYQNINFIDGHNPDYVVVLSGDHIYKMDYSKMLDFHKQKSADATLAVIEVPWEETDRFGIMNTEPDSRIYEFDEKPKKAKSNLASMGVYIFNWEVLRKYLMEDEADLSSSNDFGKNVIPQMLNNGMKLYAYPFEGYWKDVGTIESLWEANMDLLKEDNELNLYDPMWKIYSVNPIRPPHFAGETAVIKNSMVGEGCVIYGEVRNSVLFPGVYVGKNTKVIDTVVMPKVLIGDNVTIERAIIGLGSVIKDDCRIGDSKSKSIALVGEYEQLSEGTAYNE
- the glgA gene encoding glycogen synthase GlgA translates to MKVLFIASEAFPFIKSGGLGDVIFSLPRELRRLGIDARVMIPKYGDIPSFFREKMSCVSIFNVPVGWRNQYCGVEEIKYEGMPFYFIDNEYYFKRQGMYGFYDEAERYAFFCRAALEAIRYLDFKPDILHCHDWQTGMANLLLKAHYDSDAAYNGIKTVFTIHNLQYQGIFPKEVLGELLDLGDDYFNVDAVEFFGGISFTKGGINYSDVITTVSDTYREEIQTPFFGEQLDDLLRMKREGLFGIVNGIDYSSFDPKTDKGIFVKYDSKNIKNKALNKTKLQEQLKLPVNKDIPMLALVSTLTRQKGLDLIANVLDGILAMDVQLVVLGQGDNNYETLFRNYENNYPDKFSASITYDDVLARKIFAASDFYLKPSLFEPCGVGQLIALRYGCIPIVRETGGLKDTVKAYNDSTGEGNGFSFSQYTPQHLLGAIKKALEYYKGDSWLQIAKNAMKEDYSWKRTAMAYKKLYQSIT
- the glgD gene encoding glucose-1-phosphate adenylyltransferase subunit GlgD, with protein sequence MLDYMGIINLSEREDNIKELTYNRPIAAVPIAGRYRMIDFTLSNLVNVGVQNISIFTQNKYRSLLDHLGTGAAWDLDRKNDGLFIMTPMFNYYTLGIYRGDMENFKNHIDYIHLSKQNNIIMTSSNMVCNLNYENAIKHHNETGADITMVYKQVDNCTEDFKYCNTLTLDESGRITDVDINLGKKSEGNISMDIFIMKKALFLDIVHTCISKGDCDYFKDAVHKNLDKFKVYGYKFDGYLACVNSIQSYYRANMQLLDLNISKELFFKNGLIYTKVKDEPPTKYAEDARVINSLVANGCIINGEVENSIIFRSVKIKKGAVVRNSIVMQNCIIEEDSLLRNVILDKSVKITKEKQLKGDQNYPIVIEKKAII